One genomic segment of Helianthus annuus cultivar XRQ/B chromosome 14, HanXRQr2.0-SUNRISE, whole genome shotgun sequence includes these proteins:
- the LOC110907052 gene encoding homeobox protein Hox-D11-like, giving the protein MGLAHAVEGQGLVWAYGGDEGEGAEGEGSEGEGGDGEGGGGDGDDREGGGVHEGVDHTVDRSQVAAKDVQGNRPYVRRSVRQRVMPSPGVEERLVQVESRLAQVESDVAVVRGDVQWMVEAIVAIHSGAPLPPRAGAAPTPPPPP; this is encoded by the coding sequence ATGGGTTTGGCTCACGCGGTCGAGGGACAGGGGTTGGTTTGGGCGTATGGTGGGGATGAGGGAGAGGGAGCCGAGGGAGAGGGAAGCGAGGGGGAGGGGGGCGATGGAGAGGGAGGCGGGGGAGATGGAGACGACAGAGAGGGAGGCGGGGTACATGAGGGGGTCGATCATACCGTCGATCGATCACAGGTAGCTGCAAAGGATGTACAGGGTAATCGCCCGTACGTTCGACGGAGCGTGAGACAGCGTGTGATGCCTTCACCGGGGGTGGAGGAGAGACTCGTTCAGGTCGAGTCGAGACTAGCTCAGGTCGAGTCGGATGTAGCTGTAGTCAGGGGGGATGTACAGTGGATGGTCGAGGCGATTGTGGCTATACATTCTGGCGCGCCCCTACCTCCACGAGCTGGCGCtgcaccaacaccaccaccaccgccgtag